The window ACTCTTCCGGATCGACGAAGGCGAACCGCTGCCGGCATCGGCGGATGCCTTCGCCGGCCTGTGCTTCATGGGCGGCCCGATGAGCGTCAACGACGACCTGCCCTGGCTGCCGCCGACCTTCGCGCTGATCCGGGCGGCCGTCGAGCGCGGCATCCCGGTCCTCGGCCACTGCCTCGGCGGGCAGCTCATGTGCAAGGCGCTCGGCGGCGCGGTGACGAGAAACCCGGTCAAGGAACTCGGCTGGGGCGAAGTCAGTGCCTGCGGCGCGGCGGCGCGCGACTGGCTCGGCGACCTGGAAGAATTCGAGGCCTTCCACTGGCATGGCGAAACCTTCTCGATCCCGCCGGGCGCCACGCGCATCCTCGAGAGCGGATTCTGCGAGAACCAGGCGTTCGTCATGGGACCGCACCTCGGCATGCAGTGCCACGTCGAGATGACCGAGGCGATGATCCGCCTCTGGAACAAGGCATGGGCCGACGAGAAGGCCGTCCCCGGCCCGTCGGTGCAGACGCCGCAGGAAATGGACGAGCGAATGGAAGAACGCATCGCCGCGATGCGGGTCGCGGCGGACCGGCTTTACGCGCGCTGGATTGCCGGAATCAGTCCCTGAAGTTGCCGTATTCCAGCGGGTAGTCCGTCACGCTCTTCTTCACCAGCGCGATGGCTTCCTGAAGGATGTCACGCTTGGCGCCCGTGACGCGCACGGCGTCGCCCTGGATCGTGGCCTGCACCTTGAGCTTGCTGTCCTTGATCATCCGGATGATCTTCTTGGCCAGCTCCTGCTCGATGCCGGTCTTGATCTTGAGCTCCTGCTTCGCCTTGTTGCCAGAGACGGACTCGATCTTGCCCATGTCCAGCCGCTTGGTGCTCTCGCGGGCCTTCTTCTCCATCTCCGGGAACAGGATGTCCTTGATCTGGCCGAGCTGGAATTCGGAGTCGCCGTGGAGGGCGATGGTCTTTTCCTTCTCGTTCAGTTCGGCTTTCGCGCTGGTGCCCTTGAAGTCGTAGCGGTTGCCGATGTGGCGACCGGCCACGTCGATGGCGTTCTTCAGCGCCACCATGTCGGCTTCGGAGGTGATGTCGAAGGAAGGCATGGTCAGAAGTGGCAGACGTAGTGCCAGGGCTCGCCGGTCACTTCGACGTCGAAGCTCGAATTGCCGGGGGCGTCGAACTTCTGGCCCTCGCCGCAGCTTTGCCAGTCGCCGCCCTTGAT is drawn from Candidatus Nitricoxidivorans perseverans and contains these coding sequences:
- a CDS encoding type 1 glutamine amidotransferase, with the translated sequence MKAIAIFRHSPGEGPGYFATFLDAHSIPWQLFRIDEGEPLPASADAFAGLCFMGGPMSVNDDLPWLPPTFALIRAAVERGIPVLGHCLGGQLMCKALGGAVTRNPVKELGWGEVSACGAAARDWLGDLEEFEAFHWHGETFSIPPGATRILESGFCENQAFVMGPHLGMQCHVEMTEAMIRLWNKAWADEKAVPGPSVQTPQEMDERMEERIAAMRVAADRLYARWIAGISP
- a CDS encoding YajQ family cyclic di-GMP-binding protein, which encodes MPSFDITSEADMVALKNAIDVAGRHIGNRYDFKGTSAKAELNEKEKTIALHGDSEFQLGQIKDILFPEMEKKARESTKRLDMGKIESVSGNKAKQELKIKTGIEQELAKKIIRMIKDSKLKVQATIQGDAVRVTGAKRDILQEAIALVKKSVTDYPLEYGNFRD